DNA sequence from the Oreochromis niloticus isolate F11D_XX linkage group LG8, O_niloticus_UMD_NMBU, whole genome shotgun sequence genome:
TATACTTCCTCGTTTTTAAAATCAGGATTCTTGTTATTAAACGTAGCCTATAAGTGCCAATCACTTTTCCCTGAGCTCCTCCTCTGCCCTGACGTCAGGGAGACGTAGCTACGTGTTTTCAGCGCACTACGCTGTGATTGGCTAAATAAGCTCACGTGACTTGAACACAGCGTATCACTGAAAATTGCGAGGAGcaaaaaaactcctctgaaACGTGTGCCGTGAGAGAGCGACGATGACGTAACACCGTGGACCGTGCTGTGTTGTCACCAGCTGTTGGCTAAAAGAAGACGAAAGAAAAGTGGACGCGTCTCGATGGATTGCGTGTTCACGAGGGGACCGTAGGGCTTACAGCCACGTTCGGAACTGAAGGAGGGGAACCGGGCGACTAATGGAAGCCCCGCAGACTCGTCAGCCGCGCAGGGATAGTATTAGTTACATAACTGAAGCCATCGATAACGGAAAAACTGTGATAACGGAGTAGTGCCCGTAAAGGTCGGAGTTGAAGCCATTTTTCTCTGCAGTAAGTGCAATGATTTCATTAATTAACCCAACGcatttgaacttttcttgttttttgctgtttttgctttCATGCTTCACTTCAAGATCTTTTTAAGGATCAATTGTCTCCAGTGATGTTTCCAGACAACTTGCAAAAGAGCATGCTGGAATGATCAGCGCTTGCGACATTGTTTACTCTAGTCAATCAGTTGCTACTGAACCAGCAGACACCAGCTTGCTCAGCAGTTTTTATTCACGCACAAGGCTACTTCTTAAAATGTGTAAATCTCATTTGATCATATTTCAATGTTTTCTCCATTTATACCACGGCAACAGGCATCTGATTGGCTTGCAGATGTCAGGTTAAAGCCATCATATAACCCACTGTTGCTTTATTGCAATACATAGTAATACATGAAAGTCATTATTTCCTTTATGCAGTTTCATTTAAGGGCAACCAAGCTACatgattcattttcttttagttGAGTTCACTACAGGTGTCTGTATAACCCTTTAAATATTACCGCTTACCATTAGAGGTTGTAGATAGTCAGAAGGTAACatctttggtttttgtttcagGAGACCGTTACACAAGTCTTACCGCCGCCATCATGAACGTGGGAACAGCACACAGTGAGGTTAACCCCAACACCCGAGTGATGAACAGCCGGGGTATGTGGCTGTCTTACATCCTGGGCATCGGCCTCCTTCATATCATCCTGCTGAGCATCCCCTTTGCCAGTGTGCCCGTGGTCTGGACCCTCACCAACCTCATCCATAATCTGGTTAGTGGTGTAGTGGTGTCCCTCAAAGGACCAGCACAGCCACGGTTTGCCTTAACCTTTACTGACTAGGTCAAGTCAGGTCAAATCAAGTCGAGGGCACGTGCAGCAGAGTGAAGAGGTTTAGGATGTGGTGAATGAGAGTAAGTTGAGAGCTGAGTCAGAGACATAACTGCTTGCTGCTTCACTGCTCTTAGACATGCCTTTGGTTAATGAGGTGGTTCTTTAACAagcttcttattttttttttatttttttttttcaaattttcatagttcctttttttgtctttttcaaatTGGACAGGCCCACATTTCTTGAGAAGAGCGCAGTATTAACCACACCGTGATCCGGTTACACAAGTGAATTTGCTAGTTGAGGCATGGGCTGTTTCATCATGCAGCTTAAAAGTGTTCCTAATATTGAGAACACATCCGACTTTTACTTATGAGCTTTACAGCagatttagatttattttaaaagaagaagaagaggaagcccTTAACTTAGTAAGTTAACTTCCTGGAAGATTTTGTACTGAACAAAGTTTGCACTTGTATTCACATATCGATAATCCACTAGTGTGGCAATCATGTGACAACAGTGTTCTGTTTTCCCCTTCTCTGTAGTGCATGTACCTGCTTCTTCATACAGTCAAAGGGACACCTTTCGAGACCCCTGATCAGGGCAAAGCTCGCCTCCTTACACACTGGGAGCAGATGGACTACGGTGTGCAGTTTACGGCTTCACGCAAGTTCCTCACCATCACACCTATTGTCCTGTAAGTTGCATTCCTCTGCTTTTTTGTTTAGTGCTGCTTTTTAAGGACCCCAAAAAACGCTAGAGGACAATATAATGGGACAACACCTGAAGCAAATATGTTAGGTCTAAGGAGAGTGTAGACAGGAAATGACAACCAGAGTAGGTCATCAGTTCTCTGACAAGGACATGATGTCTCACTACCTTGTCATCCATCAGCTATTTTGTGTGTGACAGGCCTAAAGCACAAGCAGCTCGCTATGAATgaacctgtgtgtttgtggcttAATCACAATGCCAGTACCTTTTATTCTGAGTGAACTTGCACACACTTATACCTCAGTGAAAAATGTATGCTGCATTATAAAATTGAGTGCTTACTATCCTTTGGCGTGAGTGTGGATTGATTAGCATACACACTGCTCCCTTATTAGCCAAGCCTGCACATTGAGAAGGGGCACAGTGTGTGCAGAAGTGCCGCTTGCTGCTTTCTTGGCCTTTTTCTGTCCTTATTAACCACCACAGTTCAGTTTACAGGAAGCACTCTGCTTCCCCAGGGTTTATTTGCCAGCTCAGCACGAACATTGTAGCGATAGCGCTTTTGCAGGTGTGGACTTTGTTTTTGCACTTATTTAAAGGGGCTCTTTGTCATTTTGTTTCGTAACCAGCGCCAGCAGGAAGAAGTGAGCGGTCAGTCTTTAGACTCCAGATGTAAAGGCTACACATCTGCTGAAATCTTCTGGGAGTGTTTTTGTACATGTCCTTACCTGTTCCGCTGAGAGCAGGAAATGCAATTCATCATTCTCACTTAACAAAAACCCCTTACTGCCACACCTAAAAGTGCGACTCATATTAAATCAGCATAGTTTTATTTATCCCAGCATCTCACCAGGATTAACACAACTCTGCAAACATACAGCCAGCACACAAGCCGAGTTTATATAGAACATGTATGTGGTTTTGGGGGGGCGGGGGTCTCAGGGGgccataataaaaataataaaaaatcaataaaataagtGTAGGATCACATGATGAAGAACTGTAAAATAAGATGCACACATTGCTGAATTCTGCTAAACTCTATaacaacatttgttttttacttcTCATATTTTACTTTGGTTTCCTCTGAGGTTACAATAAGAAAAACTAGCTTACATCTTCCTCATTATGCCCCACTGCACTCATGCAAGATGTTGAACTATGTTGTAAATGTAGACTCTAATCTTTACAATCATTAGAATCTTAATATGTATTATATATTATGTCTCCAACCTCAAACTTTTATACCTTTATTGTGCAGACCCACTGTACTCTGTTTGCCTTTTTATGATGTCGCAGGTCGGGTTGAATTGTGGCTGAAGGCTCAATTATACAAATAATTTTTCAGATTGTTGCAAGTTGAAACATTTCTGTGATAAACACAAGCTTTATAGATATGTTGATTAGGTGTCATCGCTGAATGTAGAAATATTGAATAGGTAATAGAATATTTACTATTTATGAACAAATAGATTGTGTTATACATGAAATCTAGCCTTAGCTCTTTAGACCATTCTAACCACCCCCAATGCAAATGGAAAAAACGTTTATTGATGATGAGACAGAGAGCTTGGCCAGAGACTGCAGTGTGTGGAAGGCCTCTTGAGGCCTCTCGAGGATGGGCAGTGGCTCCCAAGCCGGTTAAGTCCCCTGAAACCTCTGagagaggcagacagaggaAGAGGGGAGGGAGAGCAATCAGAACAACTGCTGTGTGGGACAAGCAGGCATCTGTAGATAAGACCGAAAAGGGAGTGTTTATGTGGTCCTGCTCCCGAACTTCAGATAAATCATCTCATATTCATACATCACTTTAAGTGTTTTATCTACTTCTCATCCTCGTCAAAATTGGAATCATCAGTTAGCCTAACATGCATGTGTTGGGATTAAATTAGATGGATTTAGATTAGACTTTTTAGCTTGTTGGTGCTTGGAAGCCTAATGTAGATTTAGGCTTAGAGATTCTCATTTCAGCTCATTTGCTCATAACCAGTGTTGTAATTCTGTTGTTTGGCACGTTAAAATGGTCTCACATAACAACTCCTGGCACAGCTTTTGGGAATTAGGAAACATCTGGGCGTGATTGCCAGAATAAAACTAAGTGAAAGGTTTTTTATACTTAAAGGGACATTTTTTTAAGGAATTTTCCTTTACTAAAGACATTGTGGTTTTCTTCAGGCTTTTAACGGACTGCCTTGCTTTCATACCAGCAGAGAGAACTCTAGACATAAGATTTGTGTCCTTTGCTCATTGTaatcttctcctttttttgtgcCTATTCTTGATTCAGGTATATATTAACCAGCTTCTACACCAAATACGATCGGGCCCATTTTGTTGTCAACACTGTCTCCTTGCTCACGGTACTCATTCCCAAGCTGCCCCAGCTGCACGGTGTGAGGATCTTTGGGATTAATAAGTACTGACACGGCAGAAGAGGACACCTCCTTCCTGCGTCCCTGTGGACTGCTGAGAGCACACAGAGTATCAAGCTTCTGATTTGGCTGCAGAACCATTGGGATCT
Encoded proteins:
- the ormdl3 gene encoding ORM1-like protein 3, translating into MNVGTAHSEVNPNTRVMNSRGMWLSYILGIGLLHIILLSIPFASVPVVWTLTNLIHNLCMYLLLHTVKGTPFETPDQGKARLLTHWEQMDYGVQFTASRKFLTITPIVLYILTSFYTKYDRAHFVVNTVSLLTVLIPKLPQLHGVRIFGINKY